A section of the Flavobacteriales bacterium genome encodes:
- a CDS encoding homogentisate 1,2-dioxygenase, whose protein sequence is MPIYHQLGKVPHKRHTVFKNDNGEHQYEQLFGTVGFDGMSSLLYHLHRPTQVKSIKKPYSVKPKIALEHNMRSLRLHGFKTTPEDDYLDSRKAILTNSDCTIVLAAPRKSLTEYFYKNADADEMIFIHKGSGTLRTLVGNLTFSYGDYLLIPRGMIYQIEFDSEDNRLFIVESHRPMYTPKRYRNWFGQLLEHSPFCERDIRRPSDLETHDEKGDFLMKVKKQGMMHEMVYATHPFDVVGWDGYNYPYAFSIHDFEPITGRVHQPPPVHQTFETDAFVVCSFVPRLYDYHPEAIPAPYNHSNIDSDEVLYYVDGDFMSRNDIGPGHISVHPAGIPHGPHPGAMERSIGKKETDELAVMVDTFKPLMVTEEALKIDDGKYWNSWVE, encoded by the coding sequence ATGCCAATCTATCATCAATTAGGAAAGGTACCGCACAAGCGGCACACCGTGTTCAAAAACGACAATGGTGAGCATCAGTACGAACAGTTATTCGGAACTGTTGGCTTTGATGGTATGTCGAGCTTGCTCTACCACCTTCATCGGCCAACTCAAGTAAAAAGCATTAAGAAACCGTATTCGGTAAAACCGAAAATTGCCTTAGAGCACAACATGCGCTCATTGCGTTTGCATGGTTTCAAAACCACTCCTGAAGATGATTATCTAGACAGTCGTAAGGCGATTCTCACCAATTCAGATTGCACGATTGTATTGGCCGCTCCGCGAAAGAGCCTGACTGAATACTTCTATAAGAATGCCGATGCGGATGAGATGATCTTCATCCATAAAGGATCAGGAACGCTGCGCACGTTGGTCGGAAATCTCACGTTTTCTTATGGCGATTACCTGCTCATTCCGCGTGGAATGATTTACCAGATTGAGTTCGATTCGGAAGATAATCGACTATTCATTGTGGAAAGCCACCGACCGATGTACACGCCAAAACGATACAGGAATTGGTTTGGGCAGTTGCTTGAACATTCTCCTTTCTGCGAGCGTGACATCCGCAGGCCTTCCGATTTGGAAACACATGATGAGAAAGGCGACTTTCTTATGAAGGTGAAAAAACAAGGAATGATGCACGAAATGGTGTATGCCACGCATCCTTTCGATGTGGTTGGATGGGATGGTTACAATTATCCGTATGCCTTCAGCATCCACGATTTTGAACCGATAACTGGACGCGTGCATCAGCCGCCACCGGTTCATCAGACCTTTGAAACCGATGCATTCGTAGTGTGCTCGTTCGTGCCAAGATTGTACGATTATCACCCAGAAGCAATTCCAGCGCCATATAATCATAGTAACATCGATAGCGATGAAGTCCTTTATTACGTTGATGGTGACTTCATGAGCCGAAACGACATTGGTCCCGGACACATTTCAGTCCATCCGGCAGGAATTCCGCATGGTCCGCATCCTGGTGCAATGGAGCGAAGCATTGGCAAAAAGGAAACAGACGAGTTGGCCGTAATGGTCGATACTTTCAAGCCGCTGATGGTAACCGAAGAGGCCTTGAAAATTGATGACGGAAAATACTGGAACAGCTGGGTAGAGTAA
- a CDS encoding UbiA prenyltransferase family protein, with amino-acid sequence MSVSNLLRTMRVHQWVKNLFIFLPAFFGQALNGDSAIGLSLGFLCFSLLASSVYIINDLKDVESDRLHKEKQHRPIASGAISVSNAYVLAVILATGSLIGAHFIGQLFFCACALYLIQNMFYTLWLKQFALIDITIISLGFLIRLFAGGVIANIPISNWMYIMAFLLAMLLALGKRRDDLLILKNEGTEVRKAVRGYTLEFVNVMTVMLSAITIVAYIMYTLSTDVVARVGSPYVYVTSLFVFLGVMRYLQLALVYENTGSPTLILLKDRPTGLIVLLWLLAFGYLLYF; translated from the coding sequence ATGTCCGTCAGCAATCTATTAAGGACGATGCGTGTGCATCAGTGGGTGAAGAATCTCTTCATCTTTTTGCCAGCATTTTTCGGTCAGGCGCTGAATGGAGATTCTGCCATTGGACTCAGTTTGGGTTTTCTGTGCTTTTCGCTTCTAGCGTCTTCGGTCTATATCATTAACGACCTGAAGGATGTGGAATCCGATCGTCTTCACAAGGAAAAACAACATCGCCCCATTGCATCCGGAGCAATCAGCGTTTCGAACGCGTACGTGCTAGCAGTAATCTTGGCCACTGGCTCTTTGATCGGTGCGCATTTCATCGGACAACTATTCTTCTGTGCCTGTGCCTTGTATCTTATTCAGAACATGTTCTACACCCTTTGGCTCAAGCAATTTGCTCTCATCGACATCACTATTATTTCGCTTGGCTTCCTAATTCGCTTATTTGCAGGAGGTGTAATTGCTAATATTCCAATTTCAAATTGGATGTATATCATGGCATTCCTTTTGGCCATGTTGCTAGCGTTAGGAAAACGCAGAGATGACCTGCTCATTCTTAAAAATGAAGGCACTGAAGTTCGGAAAGCCGTTCGTGGCTACACCTTGGAATTTGTGAATGTGATGACAGTGATGCTCAGTGCGATCACCATCGTTGCGTATATAATGTACACGCTTTCTACAGATGTTGTTGCCAGAGTTGGAAGCCCATATGTTTATGTGACCTCGCTATTCGTTTTTCTTGGAGTGATGCGCTACCTGCAATTGGCCTTGGTTTACGAAAATACGGGCAGCCCAACGCTCATTCTTTTGAAAGACCGACCGACCGGACTCATCGTGCTTTTGTGGTTGCTCGCTTTTGGTTACCTCCTCTATTTCTAA
- a CDS encoding lamin tail domain-containing protein, with protein sequence MSAHLCRFFGCLLVLIPSWSFGQFSDDFSDGDFTANPTWGGETTNFEVDGNQKLHLNAPVQSDTSYLSVASQAIDDASWEFSVGLEFNPSSSNLARVYLVSNNANLRGNLNGYFVRIGGETEDRISLYRQDGSSTIQLITSTDGLVNTDPVNSRIKVTRNANSDWELFVDTSGGTSFVSLGTANDTTYFQSLYAGVYCKYTSTRSDKFYFDDFNVTGTPFIDSEAPTITSLSVLSASEIDILFSEPINVSSAQNSANYLADGGLGSPTSAVMDGVNSAIVHLTFGSSFTNGTTYGLTVSNIQDLSGNTIITITESFVYVIPSPAGFRDVVINEFMCDPTPFVGLADAEYVELFNASSNYIDLAGWKLGDATGFGTVGPHIIGPGDYALLVASASAPLFAFYPNVVLVTSFPSLNNTGDDIILQDANEITIDQIQYDLSWYRDPNKEDGGYSLEQINPFAACSNPSNWSGSEHPLGGTPATQNSVFDDTPDTVGPSLLSIGILGAQSLQLNFNEALNSGGISAANIHIEPSINVTAGSAIAPSNSAILVTLSAPIDTGVVYTLTVSGIADCEGNIQEADSVETFLLPYNANSGDFVINEVLFNPYTGGSDYVEIVNVTDRPLNLRGWLLASFDTEDGISGHRIITQENYAVEPGGFVLITEDTTDVMTNYIQHGLNNFIEADMPSYNNDSGTVYLLNIDSIVSESFSYTEEMHFPLLSSVDGVSLERLDVNRPVNDMGNWHSAAQTVGFGTPGLENSQYYPTSGADGEVSMDPEIFSPDNDGYNDVLNINYSFTSPGFVGTIHIYDSNGRPTRKLASNELLATSGTFTWDGTTDKGEKARIGMYVILFEAFSTSGNSNTYKLSTVLGGKL encoded by the coding sequence ATGTCTGCTCATTTGTGCCGTTTTTTTGGTTGTCTGCTTGTATTGATTCCCTCTTGGAGCTTTGGGCAGTTTTCGGATGATTTTTCTGACGGGGATTTTACAGCAAATCCAACCTGGGGAGGAGAGACCACTAATTTTGAGGTTGACGGTAATCAAAAGCTTCATCTGAATGCTCCGGTTCAATCCGACACATCATATTTATCTGTTGCTAGTCAGGCAATTGACGATGCTTCTTGGGAGTTTTCGGTGGGCTTAGAATTCAATCCTTCTTCGAGCAACTTGGCGCGAGTTTATCTTGTTTCGAATAACGCAAATCTCCGAGGCAACCTGAATGGATATTTCGTTCGAATTGGTGGCGAAACAGAAGACAGGATAAGTCTATATCGGCAAGATGGATCTTCAACCATTCAGCTCATCACTTCCACGGATGGCTTGGTAAATACCGATCCAGTAAATTCTAGAATCAAGGTTACGCGCAACGCTAATTCTGACTGGGAATTATTCGTGGACACCTCAGGTGGAACTTCATTCGTTTCTTTGGGAACGGCCAACGACACAACCTATTTTCAAAGCTTATATGCTGGTGTTTATTGCAAATACACAAGCACTCGATCAGATAAATTCTACTTCGATGATTTCAACGTTACCGGAACTCCATTCATTGATAGCGAAGCTCCGACCATTACTTCCTTATCCGTCCTTTCTGCCTCTGAAATTGATATACTGTTCAGCGAGCCTATAAATGTTAGCTCAGCCCAAAACTCCGCTAACTATTTAGCAGATGGTGGGCTGGGGTCTCCTACTAGCGCAGTTATGGATGGTGTCAATTCTGCGATAGTGCATCTGACGTTTGGTTCAAGTTTTACAAACGGAACCACTTATGGCCTCACCGTTTCGAACATTCAGGATCTTTCAGGAAACACCATTATCACCATAACAGAATCGTTTGTGTATGTAATTCCTTCCCCCGCGGGTTTTAGGGATGTAGTGATCAATGAATTCATGTGCGATCCAACGCCATTTGTTGGTTTGGCAGATGCCGAATATGTAGAGCTTTTTAACGCGAGCAGCAATTACATCGACCTTGCAGGATGGAAACTGGGAGATGCAACAGGGTTTGGAACAGTCGGCCCGCACATTATTGGACCAGGCGATTATGCCCTGCTTGTCGCTAGTGCAAGCGCTCCACTGTTTGCATTTTATCCGAATGTAGTGCTGGTCACGTCTTTCCCTTCATTGAACAACACTGGCGATGACATCATTTTGCAAGATGCCAATGAGATAACAATTGATCAGATTCAATATGACCTCAGCTGGTATCGCGACCCAAACAAGGAAGATGGTGGTTATTCTCTCGAACAAATAAACCCGTTTGCCGCTTGCAGTAATCCAAGCAACTGGAGCGGTTCCGAGCATCCTCTTGGAGGAACGCCAGCCACACAAAACTCTGTTTTCGATGACACACCGGATACCGTTGGTCCATCGTTGCTAAGCATCGGAATTCTTGGGGCTCAAAGCCTGCAATTGAACTTCAACGAAGCCTTAAATTCTGGGGGCATTTCAGCAGCTAACATCCACATTGAGCCAAGCATTAACGTAACCGCTGGTTCGGCCATCGCGCCTAGCAACAGCGCCATTCTTGTCACACTTTCCGCTCCAATAGATACCGGTGTTGTTTATACGCTGACGGTTTCTGGCATTGCCGATTGCGAGGGGAATATTCAAGAAGCCGATTCAGTAGAAACCTTCTTGCTTCCGTACAACGCCAATTCTGGCGATTTTGTGATCAATGAAGTGCTTTTCAACCCTTACACTGGCGGTTCTGACTATGTTGAAATAGTTAACGTAACAGATCGGCCATTAAACCTGAGAGGTTGGCTTTTGGCCAGTTTTGATACGGAAGACGGCATTAGCGGTCATCGAATAATCACGCAGGAAAACTACGCTGTGGAGCCCGGTGGATTTGTCTTAATAACGGAAGACACCACGGATGTGATGACAAATTACATTCAGCACGGGCTCAACAATTTTATTGAGGCAGACATGCCTTCGTACAACAACGATTCTGGAACAGTTTATCTGTTGAACATCGATTCGATTGTATCAGAGTCATTCTCTTACACCGAAGAAATGCACTTTCCGTTACTCAGTTCGGTTGATGGCGTTTCGTTAGAACGCTTGGATGTGAATCGGCCAGTGAACGATATGGGAAATTGGCATTCGGCAGCACAAACAGTGGGCTTCGGTACTCCCGGGCTTGAAAATTCTCAATACTATCCAACATCTGGAGCTGATGGTGAAGTAAGCATGGATCCCGAGATCTTTTCGCCCGATAATGATGGTTACAATGATGTGCTGAATATCAACTATAGTTTTACCTCTCCGGGTTTTGTTGGAACTATCCATATCTATGATTCAAACGGTCGACCTACTCGTAAGTTAGCTTCCAACGAGCTGCTGGCAACTTCTGGTACGTTCACGTGGGATGGCACCACGGACAAAGGCGAAAAGGCTAGAATCGGGATGTACGTCATTCTTTTTGAAGCCTTCAGCACCAGCGGAAATTCGAACACCTATAAGTTGAGCACCGTTCTCGGAGGCAAACTTTAG
- a CDS encoding four helix bundle protein — protein MNWLDEYTGEHLTAEENQPRYSSSVRYSQNPIVVKTFDFAVSIVAFAETLQEQRKFAIGNQVLRSGPSIGANVREAQNAESRADFIHKIKLALKEADETEYWLLLCQASENYPNTSELTEQLQPILKILNKIIQTSKQRKS, from the coding sequence ATGAATTGGTTGGATGAATATACGGGTGAACATTTGACGGCTGAGGAGAATCAGCCTCGATATTCAAGTAGCGTTCGATATTCTCAAAACCCGATAGTTGTTAAAACATTTGATTTTGCTGTGTCCATCGTTGCCTTTGCAGAAACACTTCAGGAACAACGAAAATTCGCCATCGGAAACCAGGTTCTAAGGTCGGGACCTTCGATTGGGGCCAATGTTAGGGAAGCGCAGAATGCTGAAAGTCGTGCAGATTTCATTCATAAAATTAAACTTGCGCTTAAAGAAGCAGACGAAACGGAATATTGGCTGTTGTTGTGTCAAGCATCGGAAAACTACCCAAATACCTCTGAGCTTACAGAACAACTACAACCAATCCTAAAAATTTTAAATAAGATTATACAAACGAGCAAACAGCGAAAGTCGTAA
- a CDS encoding FAD-binding oxidoreductase produces MMKREMAGWGNFPKTKAEVEKPDSENEVRSLQKSVGIHIPRGAGRSYGDSSLSSTILESAKLNQTLIFDSENGIYTCQSGKMLNVILDEIVPRGYFLPVTPGTKFITVGGAIAADIHGKNHHVDGCFSQHLLWFNLMMADGSVKKCSRTENPELFWATCGGMGLTGFILEASFQLKKIETSKIVNRTIKCENLDKVITNLLEHENYTYSVAWIDCGTSGKNLGRSLLYLGEHANKAEVADDLSRYKTPSPIIGLPFNLPNWTLNKWTVKAFNALYYGKVRRKDSTAIVGFEPYFYPLDIANKWNRLYGSNGFAQYQFVIPMEGAREGMNRIMQEIVKSGESSFLAVLKLFGEQNEGWLSFPKRGLQLALDFPINRKSLELMNRLDDMVMDMNGRSYLAKDSRMKREFFESSYPKLPQFKQLLSEIDPNGKFRSLQSDRLGIT; encoded by the coding sequence ATGATGAAGCGTGAAATGGCCGGTTGGGGAAATTTCCCAAAAACGAAAGCCGAAGTAGAAAAACCAGACTCAGAAAATGAGGTCAGAAGCCTCCAAAAATCCGTTGGCATTCACATCCCAAGAGGCGCTGGTAGGAGCTATGGCGATTCATCGCTGAGTTCCACAATTCTAGAATCCGCAAAACTTAACCAAACGCTGATCTTTGATTCTGAGAACGGCATATACACGTGCCAGTCGGGCAAAATGCTGAATGTAATTTTGGATGAGATTGTGCCGAGAGGTTATTTTCTGCCGGTTACTCCAGGCACTAAATTCATCACGGTCGGAGGCGCCATTGCCGCTGATATTCATGGCAAGAATCATCATGTTGATGGATGTTTTTCGCAGCATTTGCTGTGGTTCAATTTGATGATGGCCGATGGCTCGGTGAAGAAATGCAGCCGAACCGAGAATCCCGAACTTTTCTGGGCGACCTGTGGCGGAATGGGTTTGACTGGCTTCATCCTTGAAGCATCATTTCAACTGAAGAAGATTGAAACATCCAAAATTGTGAACCGCACCATTAAGTGCGAAAATCTGGATAAGGTTATCACGAATTTGCTAGAACACGAAAACTACACCTATTCAGTGGCTTGGATCGATTGCGGAACGAGTGGCAAGAACCTCGGGCGATCACTTCTGTATCTCGGAGAACACGCAAACAAGGCAGAGGTCGCGGATGATCTATCCCGTTATAAAACTCCCAGCCCGATCATTGGGCTCCCATTCAACCTTCCGAATTGGACTTTGAATAAATGGACCGTGAAGGCCTTCAATGCCTTGTATTATGGCAAGGTTCGAAGGAAAGACAGCACAGCCATTGTTGGTTTTGAGCCTTATTTCTATCCCTTGGACATTGCCAACAAGTGGAACCGACTCTATGGCTCAAACGGCTTTGCCCAGTACCAATTTGTGATACCGATGGAAGGGGCTCGAGAAGGAATGAACCGCATCATGCAGGAGATCGTGAAGTCGGGAGAGAGCTCGTTTTTGGCTGTGCTCAAACTCTTCGGGGAACAGAACGAAGGTTGGCTTTCATTCCCAAAACGAGGACTGCAACTGGCGCTTGACTTTCCTATAAATAGGAAGTCGCTTGAATTGATGAACCGACTGGACGATATGGTGATGGACATGAACGGCCGTTCCTACCTAGCGAAGGATTCACGAATGAAGCGGGAATTCTTTGAATCGAGTTATCCGAAACTCCCGCAGTTCAAGCAATTGTTATCAGAAATAGACCCGAATGGCAAATTCCGTTCTTTACAATCCGACAGATTAGGAATTACATGA
- a CDS encoding pentapeptide repeat-containing protein — protein sequence MEKTLICDELFRAVDFKQKATKGVDFENCQFKNCSFSGVDLTDTSFSECEFEACNFSSAKIANTSFKQAFFKDSKLLGVKFESCNKFLLEFRFEGCQIDYSTFYQLKLPKTLFKNCSLKDVDFTEADLSGSDFSNCDLSGSVFENTNLEMVDFRTSENHNINLENNRVAKARFSQDGLRGLLTKYNLVIE from the coding sequence ATGGAAAAAACGCTGATCTGTGACGAGCTGTTCCGTGCAGTTGACTTCAAACAAAAAGCTACGAAAGGAGTAGATTTTGAGAACTGCCAATTCAAAAACTGTTCTTTTTCTGGCGTTGATCTAACGGACACATCATTCTCCGAATGCGAGTTTGAAGCATGCAACTTCAGTTCAGCCAAAATCGCGAACACATCCTTTAAGCAAGCGTTTTTCAAAGATTCGAAATTGCTCGGAGTCAAATTCGAAAGTTGTAACAAATTCCTTTTGGAGTTCCGCTTTGAGGGATGCCAAATAGACTACTCGACCTTTTATCAGCTTAAATTGCCAAAAACGCTTTTCAAGAACTGCTCCTTGAAAGACGTTGATTTTACCGAAGCAGATCTTTCTGGTTCAGACTTTTCGAATTGCGACCTTAGCGGGTCGGTATTCGAAAACACAAATCTAGAAATGGTCGATTTTAGAACATCCGAGAATCACAACATCAACCTTGAGAACAATCGAGTTGCCAAAGCTCGATTTTCGCAAGACGGATTAAGGGGATTGTTGACGAAGTACAATTTGGTGATTGAGTGA
- the hppD gene encoding 4-hydroxyphenylpyruvate dioxygenase, producing MSEIKNVEYGLEKIFEGAQDFLPLLGTDYVEFYVGNAKQAAHFYKTAFGFQSLAYAGLETGVKDRASYVLKQDKIRLVLTTALNSESPIGEHVKKHGDGVKVIALWVDDAHKAWEETTSRGAKSYMEPKVEKDEYGEVVRAGVYTYGETIHMFVERKNYNGAFLPGYREWKSDYNPAPTGLKFIDHMVGNVGWGEMNTWVKWYEDVMGFVNFLSFDDKQIHTEYSALMSKVMSNGNGRIKFPINEPAEGKKKSQIEEYLDFYESSGVQHIAVATDDILKTVADLRSRGIEFLSTPPQSYYDAIPERLGVHMKMMKEDIGELAKLGIMIDADEEGYLLQIFTKPVEDRPTLFFEIIQRMGARGFGAGNFKALFESIEREQEARGTL from the coding sequence ATGTCAGAGATAAAAAATGTGGAGTACGGATTGGAGAAGATCTTTGAAGGAGCGCAGGATTTCCTTCCACTTCTTGGAACAGATTACGTTGAGTTTTATGTGGGCAATGCTAAGCAAGCGGCTCATTTTTACAAGACCGCTTTCGGTTTCCAGAGTTTGGCTTACGCTGGATTGGAAACGGGTGTGAAAGACCGCGCTTCGTATGTGCTCAAGCAGGATAAGATTCGATTGGTGTTGACCACTGCGCTGAACAGCGAATCTCCAATTGGCGAGCATGTGAAAAAGCATGGCGATGGCGTGAAAGTAATTGCTCTTTGGGTAGATGACGCTCACAAAGCTTGGGAAGAAACAACTTCTCGCGGAGCGAAAAGTTATATGGAGCCTAAAGTAGAAAAGGACGAATATGGTGAAGTGGTTCGTGCGGGTGTCTACACGTATGGAGAGACTATTCACATGTTTGTGGAACGAAAGAACTACAATGGCGCGTTTCTTCCGGGCTACCGTGAGTGGAAATCTGATTACAATCCAGCACCAACGGGTTTGAAGTTCATCGACCACATGGTTGGAAATGTTGGTTGGGGCGAGATGAACACGTGGGTGAAATGGTATGAGGACGTGATGGGTTTTGTGAACTTCCTATCATTCGATGACAAGCAGATTCATACTGAGTATTCAGCGCTCATGAGCAAGGTGATGAGCAACGGAAACGGCCGTATCAAATTCCCAATTAACGAACCTGCTGAAGGCAAAAAGAAATCACAGATTGAAGAGTATTTGGATTTCTATGAAAGCTCAGGCGTGCAGCACATAGCAGTTGCAACAGATGATATTCTGAAAACGGTAGCCGATTTGAGAAGCCGTGGAATCGAATTCCTTTCCACTCCGCCACAATCTTATTACGATGCAATTCCAGAACGCTTGGGAGTGCACATGAAAATGATGAAGGAAGACATTGGCGAACTAGCTAAACTCGGTATCATGATTGATGCGGATGAAGAAGGTTACCTGCTTCAGATTTTCACCAAACCAGTGGAAGACCGACCTACACTTTTCTTCGAAATCATTCAACGAATGGGCGCACGTGGCTTCGGAGCAGGAAACTTCAAAGCCCTTTTCGAAAGTATTGAAAGAGAACAGGAAGCTAGAGGAACGTTATAA
- a CDS encoding aspartate-semialdehyde dehydrogenase: MRIAVVGATGLVGREMLTVLEERNVNVTELLPVASESSIGKTVLFKGKQVKVIGIRQAISLRPDFALFSAGGSTSLEWAPKFAEAGTTVIDNSSAWRMDPNVPLVVPEVNLASIESGSKIIANPNCSTIQLVVALAPLHHAFGLKRVVISTYQSVSGTGKAAVQQLEEEESGLEASAPAYNYPIHRNCIPHCDVFLENGYTKEEMKLVHESRKILGLPDLRVTATAVRVPVNGGHSESVNVTFEKPASVAEIREILSQADGVVLQDNPATNTYPMPIKAHQKDEVFVGRIRKDESEDNAFNLWIVADNLRKGAATNAVQILEKLSERSK, from the coding sequence ATGAGAATTGCCGTTGTTGGAGCAACAGGTCTTGTTGGCCGAGAAATGCTGACCGTTTTAGAAGAAAGAAATGTGAACGTAACGGAGCTTTTGCCTGTTGCATCTGAAAGTTCTATTGGCAAAACAGTCCTTTTTAAAGGCAAGCAAGTAAAGGTGATCGGAATTCGACAAGCAATTTCACTTAGGCCTGATTTTGCTCTTTTTTCAGCAGGAGGTAGCACTTCCTTGGAGTGGGCTCCAAAATTCGCGGAGGCAGGCACTACCGTCATCGACAACTCGTCTGCTTGGAGAATGGACCCGAATGTACCGCTGGTTGTTCCTGAAGTTAATTTGGCATCTATTGAGTCGGGCTCCAAGATCATTGCTAATCCCAATTGTTCTACCATACAATTAGTGGTGGCATTGGCGCCCTTGCATCACGCCTTCGGTTTGAAGAGAGTTGTGATAAGCACCTATCAATCAGTCAGCGGAACAGGAAAAGCTGCGGTCCAGCAGTTAGAAGAAGAGGAAAGTGGGTTAGAAGCTTCTGCGCCTGCTTACAATTACCCGATTCATCGGAACTGCATTCCACACTGCGATGTTTTTTTGGAGAACGGTTACACCAAAGAGGAAATGAAATTGGTGCATGAATCGCGCAAGATCTTAGGTCTTCCCGATTTGCGGGTAACGGCTACTGCCGTTCGTGTTCCAGTAAATGGTGGTCATTCGGAATCCGTTAACGTGACCTTTGAAAAACCAGCAAGCGTTGCTGAAATACGCGAAATATTATCTCAAGCTGATGGTGTTGTTCTTCAAGACAACCCCGCAACAAACACTTATCCAATGCCCATCAAGGCTCACCAAAAAGATGAGGTGTTTGTAGGAAGAATCCGAAAAGATGAAAGTGAGGATAACGCATTCAATCTTTGGATCGTTGCTGACAACCTTAGAAAGGGTGCCGCCACGAATGCGGTTCAAATTCTGGAAAAACTATCCGAAAGATCCAAATAA